The genomic segment TGAGAGGGTCGCGCTGAGCGAACGGAGGTCTGTCATGCCGACGGCGGAGCCGATCATCATGCCGGGGTACCAGGGCGAGTACATTTACGGTCCCTATGACGACCCTGACGGCGAGTACGAGGAGCCCTTGCGTATGGGCGGCGTAAGCGTGGAGCAGGCCTTCGAGTTGTTCAGTGCGGCTGCCCCCGAGGGCTGGCGCGTGGAGCTGATCGAAGGGGAGATCTGCGTGACACCTCCGGCCAACGGGGAGCACGAGGAAATTGTGTCGGAGGTCAACCATCAGGTCGGCCGGAAAGTCCGCGACGACTCGCTGCGGAACTTCACCGGCATCGGCCTGACCGTCCCCGGCTCCTCCGCGACAGGTCATGTCGTCCCTGACCTGGTCATCGCCCCCAAAGGGAGCTTCGGAGACCAGGAAGAGTGGCACGAGCCCTCCCCCATCCTCCTCGTCGCCGAGGTCACCTCCGACAGCACGGCCGCCCACGACCGCGAGAAGAAGATCCGTGGCTACGCCCGGGCGGGGATCCCCGTCTACCTCCTCATCGACCGGGAGGAGGGGCAAGTGACCGTGTACTCGGAGCCGTCCGGCGACGAGTACGCCAAGGGTGCCCAGCACAAGATGGGGCTCGCTGTGCCGCTGCCCGCGCCTCTCGGCTTCGACCTGGACACCGCCGAGTTCTGAGCCGGCGGTCGGCGAGGCCGCGCCCCCCGTCAGCGGGGGAAGGCGTTGGCCACGGTCATCAGGGCGGTGATCGCGAGGAGCGCGGCGGCCACGGAGCGGGCGTGGCGGGTGAGCAGGTCTCGGATCACGGGGACCTCCCAGCGGCGGCGATGGCGACGGCAGCGGCGATGGCGGCGGCACGGTACGACGGTGACGGTGACTGTGTGACGGTGACTGCGGCGGCGACTGAGTGGCTGATCAAGCGAGTTAAGCGCACTTAACGTGCCACTTAACGTAAGGCTTTGGCCTGCCAACGGCAAGAGGACGTTGGGGAGTTGGGTAAAGCGGCCGGTGTAAGGGGGGTTACTGGCATGCTTACGTCATGGCAGGTATGGCCGAGCGTGACGACCCCGAGGTCATCGGGCGCAGAGTGCAACAACTGCGGACGGAACGGGGCCTCACACAGCGGCAGTTGGCGGAACCGGCGTACACCCCGGCGTACATCTCGACGCTGGAGGCCGGCCGGGTCCGGGCCTCCGAACCGGCCCTGCGGCACATCGCCGAGCGGCTCGGCGTGGGATACGAGGAACTGGCCACCGGCCGCCCCGCCGGCTTCGCCACCGAGCTGCGGCTGCGCCTCACCGGCGCCCAGCGCACCCTCGCCGGCGGTGCCACGGAGGCCGCCGCCGAGGGGTTCACGGTCGTCCTCGCGGAGGCGGAGGAGTACGGGCTGGTCGCCGAGCAGGCCGACGCACTGCTCGGGCTCGGTGAATGCGCCCTGGAGACCGGCGACCTGGAGACCGCCCAGCTGCGGTTCGAACAGGCCGAGCAGCGGCTCGGCGACGCCCCGCTGCCGGCCCGCGTCCCCGCCCTGCGCGGCCGTGCGACCGCCCACTACCTCGCCGGTGAACTCCGCTACTCCTGCTACCTGTTCGAGTCCACACTCGACGAACTGAACCGCAACGGGATGCACGATCCCGACGCGTTACTCCTCCTCTACACCGGGGTCATCGCCCCCTACATGGACATGGGTGCCCACGCCCGCGCCGCCCAGGCCGCCGAGCTGGCCCTCGCCCTCGCCCCGCAGTCCGGCGACCCGGCCCTCGTCGCCCGTATGCACCGGTCCGTCGCCCGGACGATGATCGCCGAGGGGCGGATCGCCGAGGCCGACGCGTCGCTCGCCAAGGCCTCCGAGCTCTACCGGCAGCTCCAGATCCGCACCGAGCTGGCCAACTGCCACTGGATGCGCGGCTACCTCCACGCCCAGAACGGCGACTACGCCCGTGCCGAGGAAGAGCTGCGCGAGGCCCGCCGCATGCTCTCCGCCAAGCGCGCCGCCCTCTACACCAGCCAGGTCGCCGTCGAGCTCGCCGACGTCCTGCACCGCCGCGGCAAGTCCGAGGAGGCCGCCGAGCTGCTCCGCGAGGTGCTCAGCGACCTCAGCTCCGAACGCGGGGCCCTGCACTCCGCCGCCGCCCACCGCCTCCTCGGCATCATCGCCGAGGACACCCGGGACGCGGACACCGCCGAGGAGCACTACGTACGGGCGCTGAGCCTGCTGGAACGGGCGGGCGCCGCCGGCGACCTGGCCGACCTGTGCCGTCTGCTGGGCGACCTGTACCGCCGCACCGGCCGCGTCGAGGCCGCCCTCGACGCCTACCGCACCGGCCTCGGCCACCACACCGCCCCCGGCACCACCACTCTCGGCCCCGCCCCCGCACAGCCCCCTCTGTGACGATTCCTCGCCCCCCCCACAGCCCCGCGCCCTAGCTTCCTCATGTGGAGACCGAGGAAGAGGAAGAACAGGGGAGCGCCGAGAGACAGAACACCGCCGGGACACGGCCGAGGCCCGGAGAACGACCGGGCGTCGGGGAGCGGGCGGGTGTCGGGAAGCGGCCGGGCGTCGGCGAGCGACCGGCCGTCGGGGAGCGGCGGAGTGCCGGGCAGCGCGGGGGCGTTCTCGTCGCCGTGCGGCTTGTCGTGCGCGTGCTGCTCTGCGCCGTGTTCGGCGGTCTCGCGCTCGTCGCCGTCGCGACCGTCGCCTCCGTCCTCGGCCCGGTGGTCGTGCGGACCGGGAGGCCGCCGAGTACGCGGCGCGCGGCGTCGGGACGTTCCCCGCGCTGCCGAAGGCGGACCCGGTCGAGCTGACCCTCGGTGAGTTCTCGTCCCGGGCGGTCCACGACAGCGGGCGGTCGCTGAAGGGCCGTACGGTCCGGACGACCGGCTTCGTCACCCAGGGGGCGACGGCGCCTGGTACCTCACCCGCCTCCTCGTCTCCTGCCGCGCCGCCGACGCCGGCCCGTACAAGGTCGAGATCCGGGACGCCGACGCCCCGACCACCGACACCTGGGTCACCGTCACCGGCATCTGGCACCCCACGGGCGAGCCGGGCTCGGAGAAGGCCTGGCCGCCCGTCCTGGACGCCGGGTCGGTGCGGCGGGTGGCCGAGCCGGAGAACCCGTACGAGAAGCGGTGAGACCGCGGAGCGTCAGGGGCCGAAGTAGTTCTCCGCGAGCACCTCGCCGTCGGTGCCGTAGACCATCACCTCGTGCACGGGGTCCTGGAAGTCGAGGGAGCGCGCGAGGTCCTCCGGGACCCGCACATGGCCGTAGTAGACGCCCCAGTTGGTGGTGCCCTTCAGGCGCAGGACCGTGCCGTCGAGGACCGTGCCGTCGTAGGTGGTGATCCTGACGCCGGCGGCCGCGGACCGGACGCCGTAGAAGAGGCCGTGGACCGTGTAGCCGCCGGTGGCCGAGCCCGAGCCCTGCAGGGAGATGCCCGGTTCGCTGGTGTCGAGGTTGCCGTCCACCAGGCTGCGGAACTGGTCCGGCCCGGTCACGCCGGGCTCCGGCTCCGGGTCCCGCCAGTGCTTGCCGTCCGCGGTCAGCCACAGCTCCGTGCCCTGCTCGGTGGTGACCCGTTCCTCGGGCGCGACGACCCGTACCTGCCCGGCGAGTGGCGCGGAGGTCTCGGAGGTCCGGGCGGGCGTCGGGGTCGGCGTCGGTGAGGGCGAGGCGCCGGCGCTCGGGTTCGGGCTCGGCGGGGCCATCGGCCGGACCGTGGAGGAGGGGCCGTCGGGGCGGAGGGCCAGCACGACGAGCGGGATGAGCAGCAGCCCGCAGCCGGTGCTCAGTGCGGCGGCCCGGCGCCGCCGTCGGCGCTTGCGGCCGTCCCGCTCGATCGCCTCCAGCGGTACCGGCGGCGGCGTGACGTCGTACGCGGCCTCGGCGAACGCCTCCCGCAGCAACTGCCCGGTGTCGGCGGCGTACGCGCCACCCACGCCCGAGCCCGCCGCGCCCGAGTCGGCACCCGAGCCCACGCCCGTTTCCGCGCCCGCGTCCACGCCGACGCCCGCGCCCGCGCCTGTTCCTGTGTCTGTGCCGGTTCCGGTCGGGCCGGTCCCGGAGGTCGGGTGGTTCATGGGCGGGCTCCGGGGACGGGCGAGGGGGGCGCCTGGGCGAACGGGGGAGAGGGAGCGGAGGCGGTGGAGCCGTGGCCGCCGTCCGTACGGGAGGCGGCGAACACCGGGTGGGTGCGCAGGGCCTGCAGGCCGCGCCGTACATGGGTCTTGACCGTGCCGAGCGAGCAGCCGAGCAACTGGGCGATCTCGTTCTCGCTGAGGTCCTCCCAGAAGCGGAGCACCAGCACGGACCGCTGGCGGGCCGACAGTCCGGCCAACGCCTGGGTGACGGCGGCCTGTTGGGCGATCGAGTCGGCGTGCCCGGCGTGCCGCTCGTGCACCCGTTCCGGCAGGAACGGCGTCAGCAGATGGGCCACGCGTCTCTTGCGGACGCGGCTGATGTTGTTGTTGACCAGCGAGCGCCGTACGTAGAAGTCGACGTCGTCGCGCGGGATGCGCCGCCAGCGGGCGTACACCTTCGCCAGGGTGGTCTGCACGAGATCCTCGGCCTCGTGGAAGTCACCGGTCAGCATGTGCGCGGTACGCACCAGGCGGGGCCAGGCCACGGTGGCGTACGCGGCGAAGTCGCCGCCCTCGGGCGGTCCGGGCTGCTCGTGCGGTCCGGGCTGCTCGGGCTGCTCGGGCGGTCCGGGTTTCTCGTGCGGCACGGACGACGGTCCTCGGGGTCGGGAGTGGGGGAGCGTGCCCGTGCGGGCGGGGAGTGGTCAGGTCCTCCGCCCGCACGGTCACTTCGAGCCGCCGACCGCTCCGGCCGACAGAGCGGTACGGAGCGGGTCGGCTCAGGTCAGCTCAGCTCAGCTCAGCGGCAGCTGGGAGTAGACGCGGCCCCTGGTGTCGTAGACGGTGACCTCGCGGAGGAAGTCCTCCCCGTTGTCGCCCGACGGCAGGTCGGCGATGGCGTACCAGACACCCCAGCCCGGCTTCCCGGCCAGCTCGATCAGCTTGCCGCGGACCTTGCCCGTGCTGGTCGCGACCTCGACACGGGAGGCCGTGCCCTTGCCGCCGTAGTAGAGGCCGGAGAGGTAGTAGCGCCCCTCGAAGCCGCTGCCCTGGAGGGACACCCCGGGCCGGGTCGGGTCGATGTTGCCGTCGACGACGCTGCGGAACTGCGGGTCGTCGGGCATGTCCGGGTCCGTCCAGTGCTTGCCCTCCGCCGTCAGCCACAGCTCGAAGCCGGGCGCGGCGACGACGTGCTCCCCGGGTGCGACGATGCGCGGCGTCGGCGCCTTCCTGGCCGCCGCCACCGCCGCCGTGTCGGTGCCGTGCGCCGTCTCCCCCCGCGAGACGGCGTACGACATCGACGGCACCCCCGC from the Streptomyces sp. NBC_00310 genome contains:
- a CDS encoding Uma2 family endonuclease, with translation MGGVSVEQAFELFSAAAPEGWRVELIEGEICVTPPANGEHEEIVSEVNHQVGRKVRDDSLRNFTGIGLTVPGSSATGHVVPDLVIAPKGSFGDQEEWHEPSPILLVAEVTSDSTAAHDREKKIRGYARAGIPVYLLIDREEGQVTVYSEPSGDEYAKGAQHKMGLAVPLPAPLGFDLDTAEF
- a CDS encoding helix-turn-helix domain-containing protein, with protein sequence MAERDDPEVIGRRVQQLRTERGLTQRQLAEPAYTPAYISTLEAGRVRASEPALRHIAERLGVGYEELATGRPAGFATELRLRLTGAQRTLAGGATEAAAEGFTVVLAEAEEYGLVAEQADALLGLGECALETGDLETAQLRFEQAEQRLGDAPLPARVPALRGRATAHYLAGELRYSCYLFESTLDELNRNGMHDPDALLLLYTGVIAPYMDMGAHARAAQAAELALALAPQSGDPALVARMHRSVARTMIAEGRIAEADASLAKASELYRQLQIRTELANCHWMRGYLHAQNGDYARAEEELREARRMLSAKRAALYTSQVAVELADVLHRRGKSEEAAELLREVLSDLSSERGALHSAAAHRLLGIIAEDTRDADTAEEHYVRALSLLERAGAAGDLADLCRLLGDLYRRTGRVEAALDAYRTGLGHHTAPGTTTLGPAPAQPPL
- a CDS encoding SigE family RNA polymerase sigma factor; translation: MAWPRLVRTAHMLTGDFHEAEDLVQTTLAKVYARWRRIPRDDVDFYVRRSLVNNNISRVRKRRVAHLLTPFLPERVHERHAGHADSIAQQAAVTQALAGLSARQRSVLVLRFWEDLSENEIAQLLGCSLGTVKTHVRRGLQALRTHPVFAASRTDGGHGSTASAPSPPFAQAPPSPVPGARP